CGCCCTGGGGGCATCCTGCCTGGGACCGGAATCCCGCTCGGACACCGAGAGAGTTCTCTGCAAGTACTTCCAGGAGCTGAACCCCAAGCGAGCCGTCACCACGGCCGTGATCGAGAACCTGGAGCCGGGAACCGCTTATGTGTTTGATGTCTATTTAATGAGACGCTGGGGGATACCGGTCAAGTACGCCAGCAAGGTAGTCAAAACAAGGAAGGAGTGTTGATGACGCCCCCTGTAGGAAAGTTGCGgacttgaaaaaaagaaataacgtATAAATGGACCGTGAGAATGAAGTCTTTGACTGTTGTGGGAAATTGGACAAATATTCCGACGGTTGAAATGACCACTTTTTCCGAGAATACCAGCAAACATTCATAATATTCATATTCAATATCTACAATAGTATGCTAACATTGCTTCTCATCGTCCATCATGAAAATAGCGTGGAGGCAGTCCATAAATAGACGGGTGAGGTTTGTATTGTCAGAATGGAcacgtacaaaaaaaatgatggtgtGCCAAATATGCTATAGAAACAGATGGGGCAATAATTGGATGACATCTGAAGGGGAAAACGAACGGTGGGAGGCCAGGGGGGATTTGTAGTGTATATTTCTGAGGCAGCGAGCGCAATCGTATAAGTGCAGCGGGAGTGCGATCTGCAGACGCTTAGCTCAAAGTCAAAAATGTGTATCTTGGTGTTGTGCTTGTCACATGAAGCGATGGAGGAAAATAATCAATTGTGAATATATATAGCGTCATTGTTTTTGATGGTTTTTTTGTGCTGCTTCAAATGCACCAATAAATATTGGGGGATCTCTAGGTTCTTGACTATGAAGTAGCTATAGACTTTTGCAGACATACGCCATGTGAAAACAAGCCAAgacaaaatgtcatttgaccAAAGCAGAGTTGTTGGACAATACAGAAAAATGGCTTGAATatatatttggacattttgccGGTCATGATTTACACTTCAACAACTAAATGGTGTGGACAATTAGCCACGTTGAAAgccaaataatttaattttctcTTGCTTTATCTATGGCATGTCATTGGCTATAACAGTGCTCAAACTCTTGTGATTTTTTGTCTATttcacccttgtgaggataagcggtagaaAGGATGAAATAAATGTACTCACCTGACGCCAACATCGCAGACACCTGAAGGCGTTGCacaggaggaaaccaaagtcgACCGAGAACCAGTTTAGGAGGCCTGATCCTGTCAGTGGACACGACACGTCGGGCAAAGGGCCTCTCGGCCGGCTAGATGGTTGAGAACGGTGGAGGTCTTCGGGGGAGAAGACAACAAAAGTATTTTACTCAACCACAGCAAATGCACATGTATAGATGTCAATACCGCATTACTCATCCATAAAATACAGACTACAAAAGTGAATATGTGGACAGACGAAGATCATAACTCTAGAGAGATTaggaaaagagaaaatatatgaaattgtgtttttatattgcaTCACACTATATATTCAGGGCATGGGCAAATTGTTCTGATGGCGATTTTGTGAAAACATAATGCTTGTATTTGTTCAATAATGCAACATGGCTTCTTTGCTGTACACCTGCAACACCTTAACAGTGTTGCTGAAATTAGGACACAAAATTAACTCTGCTCCCATGCAAAATCCATGACTGTGACTTAAATTCACGTGACTTAATCAAGCCATGAATTGTACCAGCTACAAAAGTATATTCGATGTTTAATTAAAAGATGTAAATGAAGACAACAAACATTTTGGAATGGTTATTACGTTTTTTCGGTCATCAACCTGTCAGGCCTGTCGCGCCCCTATGACGTTCCCATCACTGTAACCAATCGGACATTACGTGTAGATTTGACGTCATCGCGTTCCCTTAATGCGGAAATGGGTGACAGCCCAGCGcgccaaaacacaacaaaagtaGCTCGCCCACGACAGGCTTCTGTTAAAAACGTCGGTCAGAGCTAAACAAAGCAGGAGCAGGATGGGTTTACTCGACCGGTGCCAGGCGCTGTTCAGAACGGCGAGTCTGTACGAGGTGCTGGGCATCAACAAGGAGGCGACTGAAGCGGAGATCCGCCGGAGCTACTACAAAGCGTCGCTAAAGGTCCATCCGGATCGAGCCCCTGATGACCCACTGGCGACTGAGAAATTTCAGGTAAATTCTCGAAACAAAAAACAGTGGCCGTCTCCTTAAAAATCAATATAAGAGCACTGTTAAGAACTGTGGTTACTGCATGAGGCGGAACCATATCCGAGATTGTTGTTGTTAACCTTAGGCCTTTTTGAATGGCATTTTAAAACCCCTAAATTGTTGTTTGTTGGACTACTAGATGCTTCTCGGGTTAACGTCAATCTATGCCGATGATGCCTTTGTTTTCACAGCAACCTTTCAGATGAACGGGCCAGATCCTTTTTGGACActtgctaaaaaaatatgtgTTGATAATCAGCCCTAAAAACTGATTGGAGGAATCTGCTTGAATTAAGATGCCTGTAATCCAAATAAATTCTTGAAAACTGCTCTGCTGAAGTGCAGTTTCAGTGTCATTAGATGCTCATCACCTTTTCAAAATCTCTGCTGCAGGTGCTGAGCAAGTTGTACACAGTTCTGAGCGACAAGGAACAGCGGGCCGTCTACGACGAGCAGGGCCTGGTTGACGAAGAATCTGACGCCTTGAGTGAGAACTGCTGTTGGGAGGACTGCTGGAGGAAGCTCTTTCCAAAGGTATGTGTGGAAACTCCTCACGGTAGACCCGAGCCGTCACACTCACAAACTTGCCTGTCCTCTCAGATTACAGTGCAGGACATCCTCGACTTCGAGAAAACGTACAAAGGATCCGATGAAGAAAGGAAGGACTTACTCAGACTATACACGCAGCATGGAGGAGACATGGACGCCATCCTGGCTTCGTTGCTGTGCGGCTCGCAGGATGACGAGCCCAGGCTGGCGGACATCATCCGGGCGGCTGTTAAGGACGGCGAAGTGGACGAATTCCCTGCCTTCGCGCAGGAGACCGACAAGAAGAAGAGAGCTCGGAGGAAGAGGGTGAGTTGCCGACACGCGTGTACATAGTATTACCATATGATATTTTACGTTATTTCTACTCCAGGCGGACAGAGAGCGAGAAGAAGCAGAAGAGATGCAGAAGGAAATGGGGCTCAACCAGGATGAAGACAGCCTCACGATGATGATCAAGGTAGGAACGGTGTTCACTCTACACGTCTGCTCTTGTTTTCTTATTCCTCTGAGCTGTGGTAATGTTGGTTACAGTCATCAAGGCGGTAAaatttatctttctttttttcttcgttaTTCTgcagcaaaaacatgcatccagGGAGAAGAACTTCAATAGTTTCCTATCTGACTTGGAGGCCAAGTACGCCAAAAAAGGTGGTAAATCCTCAAAGAGAGGAAAGAAGTAGTGTATATTAGGACTCTTTAAGTTATTGGCATTTTTCTGCCAGTTTAAGATTGTGTTGGAAAGCCATAAGTTGTGCCCCATCATCTTCATTGTCTGAATATTTTAATATTCCTGTAATAAAATTAAGTACATTTCATGTTGTTCATGTCACGGACAGTAAAATGACTTCTTGTAGATCATTTGGATTGCTTGAATGTTTTTGCACACTTGCCCAGTCAACAAGTCACAGCTGATGTAAAGTAGTATTAAGGTAAACCTTGTCAATATTTATGTTGGCAATAATAAAATACTTTGAAATATGTTTAGAAACTGTTACATTAAGATCGATGTGTTTTTTGGCAGCTGTGAAAGCtgatttggaataaaaaaatagaactttATCCAAGCTGCATTGTGAaacatttctgtaaaaaaaaaagtgcaggcaCTTCAATGTGCTTCATACAAAGAATGGCTAAAGTGCATGAAGACTGAAGACCAGCTACAGTCCCGTTCTGCTGGACCTGTATGAGATGCCTCCACGGCCGTGAGACCGAGTTGGGTTGGACACTGGCAGCAATTGAGCTAAAAAGACAAGAAATGTTGTGATTAGTCACACTTCAAAATTGACGTTTTATAGTAGATTTGCCTAAGACAAGCAATTATTTTCTTCTCCCTGAAAACCAACCTGGATGTGTGATTTgaatgtctgtctcctcgtcccTAATTGGCCAACGCCCCAGTGGAGGGTGGGAAGATGATTCCAGGAAAGATGAGCTGCCGATGCCCAGGCTAACACCGGTCACGCCGATGCCAAGCGAGTCTTCTAGCCAAAAGGTTGAAACGTGTTTTTTAATTAGCACATAAAAAAATGCTCCAACCAAGTGGGAAGGACCCATTATTTATCATGTCGAAACTTTTTTTCTGAGACGCCCActttcacaaaaaataaatgcatggtCTGAGTTGGATattctttcatttgttaaacaggatcattttttttaacaataatgcATTGTTAATatgatctttttttattcagtATTAACTCAACAGGAGTGAAACACGATCAATGCCAGCTTTCCCCGTTGAAATGGCTTTGCATTATATGATCAACGGATGaataaatgcaacaaaataaagtaaaatagatATAAACCTAAACTATTAAATCAAACGTCCCACCTGTTGCTACCGAGGTCCTGCCGTGCCTCCCCTGTCCAATGTTGTCCAGCACGGTGAAGGAGCGCCGATAAGGAGTGTCTGACTGAGGGGGCGAAATTAGCGCTCAAACAACACCACCCTTGGGAAGGATCCCTCCGACAAAAACTTACTCTGTAAGTGTGCGTCGTGTTGGGGCGTGAGAAAACATCCAGAGGGTAAAGGCGATCCCTCGGGATGGAAGCGACGACTTCGTCATTTAGGGCACTGTGCGCTCGGCTGGATGAGCCCTTCTGCCGCTGGCGGggatgaaatgaaacaaaaaggtTCTTACAGTTTAAAATGAGATGGATTGGAGATCTGAAAACGATACCTGAGCAGCTTTGGACAGCTGTCCCGACAAGGACGAGTCTGTTTCCCCGGCACCGATGGGAGGCAGGAGCATGTTCCGGCTCAGTGCAAACAAGGGAGACATCAGGCGGTCGCTGGCTGTGGGTCTGGGGAgaaataaatactttttaataCCAAAATGGCTTGGAAATCCTATTccttctttttgtgttgttattatttaagTCTTTTCTTTATACAGcttgcgcgagagagagagtccaAGCAATTGAGCCAACTCACAGTCGTGTACCTCGGATGACCTCGTCCATTGATCTGGGCATGCTAGATTGACTCGGGTTGGGTACAAGAGGCTGGAGCGTGCGGGGCGCCAGGTTTCTGCGGCGGGCCGACTGGGGCGGGCGGCTCAGCGACGACGAGCTCTGCTCCAAGAGGCGGCGAGGGCGGTGCCTGCTCGCGGGTGCCGTGCCCGAGCCCGGTCTGAGGGGTCCCTGCTCTGGCTCACTGCacaacatagaaaaaaaatcagttccagattgtttttaaatcaagagtagcttctgtttacgagtttcagcgttgattttcacatttttatgaacttaaaaatattttttttcttcagtgctgagtcctagtagaaaaaggggcttccgcttacgagtttcagtgtggattttcacattttcatgaactttgaaaaaaaaaaaatatatatatatatatatatatatatatatatattattaatttaaaaaatatatagcagaaaaaaatcgcaaagtagtgaatttgcaataagtgaaggcgcaataatcgagggattactgtactgtggTTCTCACTGAGTTCTATCCAGCGGCGCCAGATTCTTCTGTTGGAGCGGGATGCTGTGGATTACGATGAGGTCGTTCAAGTTGTGCCGGGCGCTTCCCACCGAAACCTTTCCGGCCTGCTGCGAGAAGCAAAAACAAGTGACGGACATCACCAACGGCTACTCTCGACACTTTCCCTTAAGGAAGTCGGTTAGTTGTTTCAACGTCAACCATCTAGTTACTTGTCATGCAGTGGGCCCCCAATTCTGCGAGGACACCAACATAACCTTCACGAGATTTAAAGCCAAAAAGCTAAATAAATGGCAGTTCATTAATAAAGTGCTTAAGGGTTAATAGACAGGCGCAAGCACATACAATCTAGAATTAACAAGACGAGGTGCCGGAATGGCCGTGCGCCGCCGTTTACATACACTGACTGGCCTTTTCTGCTTTTGGAGCTTCCGGCGGGACTTGTGCTTGGACTTCTTTACGTGAACAGCCAGAGAGGGAGAGTGGACAGTTGTGAAGACgttgaagggaaaacaaaggGAGGAAAATACTTGAAAAGatgttgaaattatttttcgAGATGATCATGCATCTTGCTCTCTGGCAAAAACTGTGAAAATGTGAAGACAGACACATAAGTCAAGTAATGTCATAGCCTGGGAAAAAGATGGAATCTTATTCCAATTGAAAATTGGTGGTgatattttgagaaaaatagTCCATGACGAGACATATTGATGAGGAGCACCGTTTTGTACTTGATGTGTGGTgtaaaaataatacaagaaATTAGCATTTGCACACATGTACGTAAAGATTGTGTATGGGTAATACTGTAATAGATGGTCTGTCAGCTTACAAATTCCAatctaaatacaaaatatggaCCAAATGATGTCAAAAAGATGTTAGAGTCACTAACCTGAAAGGCTAAACCGGGGACGAGAGGAGGCTGGGGCGGAGGAGCGCGGCTGGGCCCGAGTTTGAGCAACGTGTTTGGAAGCACGGACACCGACGTGAAGGAATTGGGCAGCACTAGACTCAAGTTGGAAGAAGGTCTTCCATCACCTATGAATCGGAAAAGTCCAACTCATCGAGTTTTTGTTCAAAAGCCATATATAGAGGAGGCGGTGGGAATCATACAGGAGGTTTGATGTTGCCACTGCCGGTGGACGAGCTCGCTCATGAGTTCCACCAGCTGCCGCCAGACGTCGTCGAACAAATGGTCGAGCACGGCCTGACGCCGACACCTGTAGGGCGAGACCGGGGGCATGCAGCGACGTCTGGGGCATGGCACCGGGCAAGCCGTGTCCTCTTTATCCTCCCTGTGTGTAAAAGAGACGGCGTTGGGGATGAGAAGGAAAAGAACCGTAGCTCGTGGCTCAGGAAAATCCAATCTAACCAAATCAGGAAAGTACTAACTCACAGGCTGATGCTATCAAAGGCCAGGTACTCCTCCATGTCACCCTCCACTTGGATTACTTTTGGTCTGGAGTCACTTGAGGTGGCCAAAGGCCCATTAAGCTCTGCGGAGTTGCACTTGAGAAGTGCAGCGCTGCGACCCAACACGTTCAACCTTaacgcagaaaaaaaaatccaaacgcaAATCAATtatcatgaggaaaaaaaaataaaaacaacacaatggtGATTAGAGATGTCTCAGAGCTAATCATGTGACCTTATTTGGTTCACAATCGATTTACAAGAAGAAAAAGTACAGctatccctcgattatcgcgtcttcacttatcgcaaagtCACTATTTTGTGATGTTTTTCCGGtattaattattttcaaaaaaacaggttttttttttttaatttcataaaaCGTTGAGACTCGgaaagcggaagccacttttgcaactaggactcagcactgaagaaaaaaaaagttacaatagggttgaccctactttgcaatttttttcaattttcactgccatgtttggtctacattaactgcgcgATATTTGTGTATTGTTCATGGCATAAAAGACATTTGCTTGACATGTGCTATTTTTCAATTTCTATTACATTTATTATCAGATCCACAAAATCAGGTGACCTATCCAAAAATATGCGATTGGGACATCCCTAGTGGTGGTCTATTCTTGTCACGAGTGAGTGTGTGCCGAAGTGAAAACTCACGTTGCATTGTCATCGTTCTCGATGAACCGCTGGGACGTTGATGGGGTGCCGCTGATGGCCGTCCCTGAGCTCACGTACCACTGAAAGCCTTCATCGCTGGGACACATCAACTGAGTTCCCAGAATCCTACATTACACAGATAACAATTGCCAAACAGCCAGAAATGCCTTGAATTGCCCGCGTCGAACACAAACCGAAGATGAGGAAAACGCGTGGCCCACTGTTGACACTCCTCCTGCAGACTGGGCAGGAGCTCGCAACCGCTGCCTTTGCCCTCGTACAGCTCTTTGTCAATTTCCTCAAACATTTGTTGCACTCGGCGCGAAGCCGCTTTGTCGAACTCCTGGGGAGTTGAGGGGGGGAAAGGCCATTATCTACCAGTAAAAGTggttctttttccattttttatgaaaaaaaagctcaaataaatattgttttagatctataaaaaatatttaggacTTTTAAGCATTTGGAAGTAGAAAAGATAAATCAAATATTGactccttaaaaaaaatgccgaCAAACGATGCCCAGCAGG
Above is a window of Stigmatopora argus isolate UIUO_Sarg chromosome 11, RoL_Sarg_1.0, whole genome shotgun sequence DNA encoding:
- the dnajc9 gene encoding dnaJ homolog subfamily C member 9 — encoded protein: MGLLDRCQALFRTASLYEVLGINKEATEAEIRRSYYKASLKVHPDRAPDDPLATEKFQVLSKLYTVLSDKEQRAVYDEQGLVDEESDALSENCCWEDCWRKLFPKITVQDILDFEKTYKGSDEERKDLLRLYTQHGGDMDAILASLLCGSQDDEPRLADIIRAAVKDGEVDEFPAFAQETDKKKRARRKRADREREEAEEMQKEMGLNQDEDSLTMMIKQKHASREKNFNSFLSDLEAKYAKKGGKSSKRGKK
- the fam149b1 gene encoding protein FAM149B1, which produces MISRYNRRPVAHKLEIRGLSRSSLDQHPLPEEADQQDRRSLDDLDEAGNIRNNSETSGASSPANCPTVISVESSRPWSGIHSSTGTGVSTERSSVFSWGYDEFDKAASRRVQQMFEEIDKELYEGKGSGCELLPSLQEECQQWATRFPHLRILGTQLMCPSDEGFQWYVSSGTAISGTPSTSQRFIENDDNATLNVLGRSAALLKCNSAELNGPLATSSDSRPKVIQVEGDMEEYLAFDSISLEDKEDTACPVPCPRRRCMPPVSPYRCRRQAVLDHLFDDVWRQLVELMSELVHRQWQHQTSCDGRPSSNLSLVLPNSFTSVSVLPNTLLKLGPSRAPPPQPPLVPGLAFQKSKHKSRRKLQKQKRPVSQAGKVSVGSARHNLNDLIVIHSIPLQQKNLAPLDRTHEPEQGPLRPGSGTAPASRHRPRRLLEQSSSSLSRPPQSARRRNLAPRTLQPLVPNPSQSSMPRSMDEVIRGTRLPTASDRLMSPLFALSRNMLLPPIGAGETDSSLSGQLSKAAQRQKGSSSRAHSALNDEVVASIPRDRLYPLDVFSRPNTTHTYRSDTPYRRSFTVLDNIGQGRHGRTSVATDSLGIGVTGVSLGIGSSSFLESSSHPPLGRWPIRDEETDIQITHPAQLLPVSNPTRSHGRGGISYRSSRTGL